In Saccopteryx leptura isolate mSacLep1 chromosome 11, mSacLep1_pri_phased_curated, whole genome shotgun sequence, the following proteins share a genomic window:
- the NRAS gene encoding GTPase NRas — translation MTEYKLVVVGAGGVGKSALTIQLIQNHFVDEYDPTIEDSYRKQVVIDGETCLLDILDTAGQEEYSAMRDQYMRTGEGFLCVFAINNSKSFADINLYREQIKRVKDSDDVPMVLVGNKCDLPTRTVDTKQAHELAKSYGIPFIETSAKTRQGVEDAFYTLVREIRQYRMKKLNSSDDGTQGCMGLPCVVM, via the exons ATGACTGAGTACAAACTGGTGGTGGTTGGAGCAGGTGGTGTTGGGAAAAGCGCGCTGACAATCCAACTAATCCAGAACCACTTTGTAGATGAATATGATCCCACCATAGAG GATTCTTACCGAAAACAGGTGGTTATAGATGGTGAAACCTGCCTGTTGGACATACTGGATACAGCTGGACAAGAGGAGTATAGTGCCATGAGAGACCAATACATGAGGACAGGCGAAGGCTTCCTCTGTGTATTTGCCATCAATAATAGCAAGTCATTTGCAGATATTAACCTCTACAG GGAACAGATTAAACGAGTAAAGGACTCAGATGATGTACCGATGGTGCTAGTAGGAAATAAATGTGATTTGCCAACAAGGACAGTTGACACAAAACAAGCCCACGAGCTGGCCAAGAGTTATGGGATTCCATTCATTGAAACCTCAGCCAAGACCAGACAG GGTGTTGAAGATGCCTTTTACACACTGGTAAGAGAAATACGTCAGTACCGAATGaaaaaactcaacagcagtgATGATGGGACTCAAGGTTGCATGGGGTTGCCGTGTGTGGTGATGTAA